The DNA segment GGGCCAATTCCTCCCGCCCCTCGACGGTTTGATCGACCATCCCAAGCTCAACGCCACGGCGACCATTGACGGTAAAGAACATTTCTTTGCCTGCTTCACGAATCGGTGGACTGAGCTCCCACTGATCGGCATCTTCACGGGACGCCAAGTCTTTGTCGGATAGGTAGAGTTTCTCTCCCGAATCCTTGTTGGTCGCCTGATAAACAACCATGTCTTTGTCAGTCATCTTCTCCGCCAAAGCGAGCGGGCGTCCCGTGGCTTCGGCTGTGTCCCTGACTTTCTGAGCCAACACGCTGCGACTCTTGGCGGGCGTGTAGCGAAACGCGCCATCCTCACCCATCACGATCTCACCGGCGTCACCCATCCGGGCATCCGGTCGCATCAAGATTGTGTCCGCGGACAAAGCGAGCAAGGCGGCACCGCTGATCGCATCCTTTTCGATGAACGCGACGGTTTCGACATCCTTCGCTTCCAACACCATGTCCATCAATTCAAACGTCACCGAAGTGAACCCGCCGGGCGATTGAATATCAAGAATGATCACATCCGCATCGGACTCCACCGCCGCCTCGAACTTGCGTTTGAGCAGTGCCCCGCTGAGTGGGTTGATATCTTCTTTGAACTCAATCAGCACCGCGCGACGCTTTCCCGAACCGGCATCCGCGGCGTCCGCCTGAGCAAAGCCCCGCGAGCATGAAAGCAACGCGGCCACAGCAACAAAGACAGCAAGGAAGGCTGACACGATTGACTGTGTACCGCGACACGGAAGAACAAACGTTGTGTGTTGTTTAGTTGTGGTCATCGCATCACACCCTTCGCCAAAACGACGGAACAAATAGCAGTAGCACGCTGAAGATCTCGACTCGCCCCAGCATCATCAGCCACACGAACAACAACTTGGCACCTTGGCTGAATCCGGCGTAATTCCGAGTCGCACCCACAACACCCAAACCAGGCCCAATGTTGTTCAGCGTCGCGGCAACGGCACTCGCGGAATCGAGCAACTTCTCGTCCAACGTTCCATGCAACAACTCTTTCCCGGCCAAAGATTGATCCACGATCACCATCTCCTCGCCGGACTTCACCACTTTGGCGGACTCTTCGATCACGTCTTCAGGCGGCGTGTCTGTCATCACGACACCCCATGTGGAATTGGGTTCGAACGTGACCAACGCCAACCAAGACATCACGAAGATGGCCAACACCATGCAAAAGTACAGCAAGATATTGTGCGCCAATTGCGGGTCATCCACAGCAACACCGCTCACCCTCAATGGCCGAACAACACGCGGACGGTGGGCGCGCTCAATTTCCAATCGCAGAATTTTGTAGAACAAAACGTGCCGAATCACCTTCATTCCCCCGCCGGTGCTTCCCGCACAACCGCCGACGAACATCAATAACAACAAAATCCCACGGCCAAAGTTGTTCCATTCGTCAAAGTCTGCCGTCCCGTAGCCAGTCGTCGTGATGACCGAAACGACTTGGAACAAACCGTTTTGGATGCCTTTTGCGAGCGTTCCAAACCCTTCGTCTTCCGCACGAAGTCCAAACAACACGACACCCAACGTGACGACGCCAATCACCAAGGCATACGTTCGAAACTCAACGTCCTGAAACAACCTGCGAGCAGCCGTCAGCGGTCGCCGCGGGATGTCCAGCAGCATCAAATACAGCAGCGTGAAGTTGGTCCCCGCCAGAATCATGAACAACACGGTCGTGTATTCAATCAACGGACTGTCGAATCCGCCCAGCGATCGGTTGTAGGTACTGAAACCACCGGTCGCCATCGTGCCAAATGCGTGACACAGAGCATCAAACGAACTCATCCCTTCGAACATGTAGATGAACGTCAACAACATGTTCAGACCAACATAGATCGCAGCAAACACCAACGCGGTGTGCTGCATTCGAGGCATGCTGCCATCTTTGGTCGGCCCAGGCATCTCGGCCCTCATCATCGCCTTGCCCGCGGACCCTTGTCCCAGGATCGCGACAAACAAAACCACAATTCCCAATCCACCCAAGAAGTGCGTCCACGACCGCCAGAACAAAATGCAGTGCGGGACCAATTCGGGTGTTTCCAAATCGGTCAGTACCGTCGCGCCCGTGGTGCTGAATCCAGACTGCGACTCGAACATGGCTTCAATGAACGTGATCGGCGAATTCTCCGCGATCATCGTTCCGCTCAAGTAATAGGGCAGGGCACCGAGCACGGTGGCACTGACCCAAGACAGACCGACAATCGCCATCGCTTCTTTCTGGTACAGCTCGCCACCGCCTCGATGACCGCGTCCCAAGAACCGGAAGAACGCTCCAACGAAAAAGCAAATCGCCATGCTCGCCAGCAATCCACTCGCCGCCGCGGATTCAAATTCCGTCGCGGGAGGCAAATGCGTTCGGTTGGCAACGCTTGGGAATGCAAATGGCAGGCTGAACGCCATCGATCCGCCAATCAACAGGCAAATCGTTCCCAAAAAACGGAACAACAACGGGAAATTCAACGACGATGCCTTCTCGACGAGTTGTAAAACGGTGGCGATGACAGCGATCGACGAATGACTTGATTCGTTGTGGACCGTGGCAATCCAGACTTTGTTACCCAACCACTCGTTTCTTGGCAACTCACAGCTATTCGCGGAACGCTCAAGGTTCTCATTTCATTCGTCGGCCGGATACGCTGCATATCAACCGTCAGCGGGTGTCTGCCCCAAAATCACGTCGAACTGGCAGGCGAGTTCACCGATTTTTGATTCCTTCAGCGGCTTGAAATCAGCCACCAACAACTTGCGTTTGGCAGGATCCGTCACGCGGCGAAATACGCCATCACGCTGGTTCCCCTCGTGACCACGAATCAACAACTGTGTCGTGAGCAAATCCTTGTCACCTTGTTTGACCTTGATGTGAATGTGAGGGGCGGGTCGACCTGGGTAGGGCACTGGCTTGATCGTTCGAAAGCGATACCCACCGTCGCTAGCAGTTTCAAAGCGACCAAAGCCCTGAAAGTTCTTGTCTTGCTGCTCTTTCTTTCCATCACTGTCACGCGAGTGCAAATAAACCGCGTTGGCATCGCACTGCCAAATCTCGATCGTTGCATTGCGCACTGGTGAGCCCGCCGCCGTCAGCACTCGTCCGGTCAAATGAGTCACATCGCCAACCGCGGGAGTCGTGTTGTCACCGATCACGATCAAATCATTGTCTTGATCCAGCGGCATGCGATCGGGATAGAAAGGCCCTTCAGTCAACGACGGCGTCGGCTTCAACAGTTCTTCCGCGAACAAACCGGGCGTCGTCCACATCGCAGCACCGCCAATCGCCATGGCGGATCGACTTGCGAACCATCGTCGTGACATCGTCTTCGTTTTCATCAGATTCACCTGAACGGGCTTCGAACAACACAGAAACTGCCTGATCCGACATTGTAACGCTTCTCTCGCTCGCACCGCAGATTGTTCCCCAGACCCCCGTCCGGGGAGCACCCGCGATCCATTTTCGCGGTTTGTAGCGATCGCACCGCCCAAACAACCTTCCCCGGTCATGTCGTTCGCCCAACCAAGAAAAAGCATTTGGAGGCCCTGATTTTGTCACCTAGATGTTGTTGTGATTCTGGGGCCACTCTTCCATTCGGGCAAACAACATGACCAACGAACGTCCATCGACCGAGCGCAAAGCACTTCAAATCAACTTGGACCCGCGACGCTACGGTTCTTTCGCCGAAATCGGTGCTGGACAAGAAGTCGTCCGCTGGTTCTTTCGCGTCGGCGCCGCTGCGGGCACAATCGCCAAGAGCATGTCCGCCTACGACATGGCGGTGAGCGACGCGATCTATGGCGAATGCCAACGATATGTTTGCCGGCAACGTCTGGAAGACATGTTGACCCGAGAACACACCCTGAACATCGAACGGCTGAAAGAACAACGCGGCGATTCCACCGCATTCTTCGCGTTCGCCGATACCGTCTCGGCTCGAAACTACCACGGAACGAACGAGTGCCATGGCTGGATGGGCATCCGATTCCAAGCTCACCCGCGAGATGAAGACAGCCAAATCATCATCCACGTCCGAATGCTGGACAACAACAACGCGGCACAACAAGAAGCCCTCGGCATTGTCGGCGTCAATCTCTTGTATGGTGCGTTCTTCCTGAATCACGAACCCGATCAGTTGATTGAGTCGCTGCTGGACAACCTCAGCACGCAGCGCATTGAAATCGACATGATCGAATTCTCAGGCATCGCGTTTCGTCATGTCGACAATCGCGTGATGAGCCTTCGCCTCGTGCAGCTCGGACTTAGTAAAGCGGCGATGTTCTCGGCCGACGGCGAAGTCCTGCAGCCCGCTGAAGTGCTTTACAAAAAGCCAATCTTGGTCGAACGAGGCAGCTTCCGTCCCGTCACTCACGTGAACTTGGACATGATCCAAGCTGCACAAAAAAGCTTCCGCAAAGAAGACGAGGTGGACTCCAATCAAGTCGTGGCGCTGGCGGAGATCACGATGCGTAATCTTCGTGCCAATGGCGAGATCGACTTGCAAGACTTCCTCGCTCGCGTCGACACGCTCGCCGCATGTGGCATGACGGTGCTGATCTCGGACTACTTCGAGTACTACCGTTTGGCGGCTTACCTTTCGCAATACACCAAAAAGAAAATTGCGATCACGATGGGTGCAGGCAGCCTGCATGAACTCTTCGAAGAGAAGTACTACACACAACTCGACGGCGGCATCCTCGAATCGTTCGGACGAATGTTCAAGAACGATTTGAAACTCTATGTGTATCCGTTGATGGATCGCGATACGGGTGAATTGACCACGGTTGAGAATCTGGAGATCGCGCCGGAACTTCGAAAACTGTACGACTACTTGGTGGACAAAGGCTGCATCGAACAACTGCACGCCTACAATCCGGAACACCTTTCGACGTTCTCACGAGAAGTGCTGAAGATGATTGAAGCAGGCGATGACGAATGGAAGAAACACGTTCCACCTGAAGTGGCAACCGTGATCCAAAAACGTGGCTTCTTCGGCTGCAAATCCTACGCTCCCGAGTCGAGGCTCGCGGCCATGGTTGCCGCCAACTCGTCCAGCTTTGGAAACATCCCGGCCCCGGTCGGGTTCCCTGTCTGACCCGATCTTGTCCGCTTCGTAGCGGACCACACTGAATCCATCGACCACCGGCGAAATCACTTTTGCCGGTGGTTTTTCTATGCGCTGACACAGACACAAAAACCGTTCGGACGTCCATCCAAACGCGGGCCATTCGGTGAATCGACGTTCGATTGACTCTGGCCATCCTCTGTCTCAGCGTGCAAAACATCCTCCACACCTAAGATCCTCAAGCATTGACACGGGCGACCACCCTCCTGGAAAAGGGGTGTGCAAGCACCCCTCTTCAGGCCAAAGCACAGCAGAATGGGATCTGATTTTCATGAAGGCACCGCAAACAAAGGCATCAACCGAGCGAAAACCGACCTCAAAATTCACCGTCTTCCAGAACCGGTGTTGCATGAACCCAAAAAAAGTTCCGGATTCAACAACTCTCGTACGGCCGAAAAAGTCGCCTCAGCACGGTCACGAGGCCCCTGAGCTCAACCACGCTCAAACATCGCGTTAGCCACACAGTTACTTCACGGAACGTTAACAACCTCCGTCACCCTTTCTGTTTTAATCCCCGCGCTCGATTCCGGGGACTTGAAGATCTCAATTCTCCGAGGTCGCTCTCATCCTACCGCTCAATCATTCTTCCCCTTGAGAACTTCAGAACAACGTCATGAAAATCCAACATCCACACTCGTGTGATCGACGGACTGCCAAGCGATCTGGCTTCACCCTCGTCGAACTCTTGGTCGTGATCGCGATCATTGGTGTCCTGGTCGGTCTGCTTTTGCCAGCCGTCCAAGCCGCCCGTGAAGCCGCTCGTCGCATGCAGTGTCAAAACAACTTCAAACAGTTTGGCATCGCCCTACACAACCACATGGCCGCATTCGGTTCGTTCCCGCCAGGCAACGTCAACTATGACGAAAACGGCAACCGCTTCAAAACCGGTGGCTGGCAGCATGGTCAGAACGAACTGGGATGGCACTGGTTGCCAATGTTGTTCCCTTACATGGAACAACCCGGTGTCTGGGAACTGATCACCCGCTGCGAAGACTCGGTCACGGGTCACACCATGAACCCTTGTGATCACTGCGAGTACTACGCTGAATTCGAACACATCGGTCGCGAACAACTGGGTTCATTCGTTGCCTGCCCCTCGGCGCCTCGCGTGACCAACCAATTCTCAGACGGTGGCTACGGTTTGGAATCGCTGGCTAAGGGTTCTAACTACGCGGCCAACTGGGGATCCGGTGACATGCTGTCTTGGGAAAGCGACCAAACCTCCGGTGCATTCGGCACTTACTACGTTCACCAAGACGTGATCATCAAAGACGGCATTGCTGGCGACCGCTTCCAAAACCGAAACGGCATGGGCAGCGAAGACTTCCTCGACGGCATGAGCAACACCATGGCAATGAGCGAAATCCTTAACCACAACTCAAGCACCGACATCCGTGGTACCTGGATGTCGCCTGCCATGGGTGCCACGATCTTCTCGGCTTTCACCAGCCCCAACAGCAAAGAGAAAGACGTGCTCGCCGCGTGCGACGAAACCATTCCAGAAGACAAGCTGAACCCTTACTTGGCTTGCTTGGAACAACGCGACACCGCTGAAATCTGGGCCGCCGCTCGCAGTCACCACACCGGCGGAGTCAACATCCTGATGGCTGACAGCTCGGTTCGCTTTATCACCGATTCGGTGGACAAAGAGAACGTCTGGCATCCTTTGGCGACGGCGAAGAACAGCGAAGTCTTCGAAATGCCCTGATCAAACGGATGCATGAAGTTATTTCTTTGTGCTTGAACCAATCACTCTCTCTCGCTCAGCGAGAGAGAGCTGCTTCGAAACGTTGTGGTCGACGCCACGAGTCCGTCTCCAGCACAATCCGGAGACACCCCAACGAGTCCAACTTGATCTGCCGCATGCCGGGACTCGTTGCCTCGCCCACAACCCCGAAGCCTTTCTCCCACACCTCTCTCCACCTCATCCAAACCAGATGAACTTTCAAAACCCAATCAAATTGTTGCCCGTTTTTGCGTTGCTCACCGTCATTGGCTGCGGATCATCGGCTCCGCCCAAAGCGACCCTCGAGCAAAACGCCTTTGCGAGCGTTCTGGGACTTGGCGACATCGCTGGTGACCCCAACATGTTCCCTACCGCGTTCGTCGATGGATCCGCTCCCGACAATCGCGAAGAATACGCTCAACGTGGCTATGAAATTGCGGGCGAAGCAGAAGTGAACGGCGACCAACTGACGGTCCCAGTCAAAATCTTCGGTGGCATCTTCGCAACCTCCACCGCGGACCGAACCAAGAAGGCATCGGAAGTCAGCACCACCACGCAAAATTGGGTGCTGCAACGTGTCGGTGAGGAATGGAAAATCAAAGACGCTCCTTTGGGTTGATCCCCTCTCAAGGACATTCCTTGTTTTCGAAGATCCTTTCTAGAAAGAGCCTCCAGTTCCTGGGGCTCTTGGTGTTTTTGGTCATCGGTGTTTGTGCGGCCAGTGTTGCACGTGACTTGATGCTGGCTGAACCTGCGCCATCATCCGCTTCGCAGCGAAGGCAACAACTTCGAGCCTCCGACCACTCAGTCACTCAAGCTGTGAATCGATGGAGTCAATTTGTCTCCTCGCAGTTCGCCGGTGATCAAGCCTGCCAGTCCTGCCATCCGGCCGAATACGAAGCCCACCAACGCTCGGGCCATTCCCGCACAGCGACACCGATGGCGGATTCCGAACTCGCCCAGCAACTGTTGCAACAAGGCGAGTACGACGACTCGCTTCGCGACCAAACCTTTCGCTTTCAAAAGAAAGCAGGCCAATTTTTGGTCAGCACATCCGCGGGGCAGGGCAGGGCGGTTGCCAAACAAAACTCTGTTCCATTAACGAACGAACCCAGTGTGTCGGTGGCGGTCAATTGGTTGCTCGGATCCGGCACGCACGCACAAACACCGCTCGCGATCCAAGCGGACGGCACTCGAGGCATCGAGATGCGTTGGTCATCGTTCCATGGTGACGGAAAGCTGAACGTCACTCCCGATCACGACGAATACGATTCCTTTCGCGCAGGCACGCTTGAATGCTTTGGGCGTCCCATGGATGCGATGGATGTTCGTTCTTGCATTGGGTGTCACTCAACCGTGGTGCCACCTCCACCGCTTCCGCTGACATCTCAAACGATGATCGCGAATGTTGGTTGCGAACGCTGCCATGGGCCGCGAAAGAAACACGTGGTCCTCGCCGAACGTGGGTTGCCCGAACAAATCAAACCGATGATTGACCAACACGATGCCGGCGCCCACATGGAAACTTGCAGTGCATGTCATCGCGACGAACGTTCTGTTTCCCCTGACTCAACCGCCGCAGAACGAGCCCGTTTTCAACCCTACGGACTGAAGAAAAGCGAATGCTACCTGCAATCGTCCGGTGAACTCACCTGCTCGACTTGCCACGATCCACACGACACCACTTCGCACGATCGCGGGCAATACATCCAGCAATGCCAAAGTTGTCATCAGCCGCAAGCATCCGCGATTTGTCCGGAAGAACCGTCCGGGGACTGCATCGAATGTCATATGCCGCTCACGCCATGGACCCAAGGAATCGCGTTCCACGATCATTGGATTCGAATCGTCGCGGGAACGGCATCGCATGAGAGCAAGACCGACTTGGAGGCATCGCCATGAGTGCCGTTTACGATTCGTCCGCGACTCATTCGTCATTGGATTCCGCTGCATCGCGTTCGCGAGAGACATCGAAACCCGCGGCTTCGGTTGATGCAAAAAGTGGCTTCCTTTTCTCGCCGTTGATCGACCTCATCTTCATCGCCAACGTGTTTTGGCCCCTGCTGGTCTTCGTTGACATCTTCGGCGGAACGACGACACACGAAGGATTGCTGTTCTGGCAAATCTACTTCATCACTGCACCGCACCGTTGGATCACGATCGTCCTGGTGTCAGTCGATCACCACAAATCGCGTGATCGCCGCTGGCTCTTCGCAGCTTTGGCTCTCGCGATTCTGACAGTCTGCGTTGGGCTGCAAATGGGCACCGGATCGCTGCTTTGCCTTGGGATGATCGACTACGTCTGGAATGCATGGCACTTTTCGTCTCAACACCACGGAATCTTTCGGATCTATCAACGCAAATCGTCCGTGAAGCCGAATCGCAAAACACCTGATCCGTTTGAAACAGATTCCGATCAACCGAAAACGCTGCGACGATTCGCTCAGACCCACGGTTCGCTTTTGCAGAAGATCTTTTTCCGCGGCTTCTTGCTGTACGTGATCGCTCGTGCGGCCGGATTTGGTTGGACTGATGGACCGTTCCCAACACTGCCTGGTATGGAACAACTCGATTGGTTGATGCTGGTGATCCCCACGACATTGGCACTCTCCGCGATTCATCGCTTCACTCGGTCGAACGACGCATCATCGGCGAGCATGTTTTATTTGCTGAGCGTGATGTCGTTGTTCACCGCGTTGCTGCTGGCAGCTCACTATCAGAACAACCAACTCGTGATTCAGTTGGCCTTGGCATCCGCGATCTTTCATTCCATGGAATACATGTCGATCGTCACTTGGTCGATGAAGAAGCCTGGGTCAAAAACAGTCAACAATCCCCTGACACGTCTGTCGAAGATTTGGATTTTGTTCTTGATCATTTTCGTACTTGTCATTGGCCTCGGAAACTACCTGCTGTCCCGTGGCTACTTTGAAACATGGGTGACAATCAATTTGGTCGTTGCATTCTGGCATTACTGCTTTGACGGCATGCTGTGGAAAGGCCCCAAACGCCCCGCGACTGCATCACCATCGGGTGCGGCATGACCTCCATCGAAGGCACTTCTGAGAGAGAGTTTCGAGCAAGCTGGATCGTTTGGCCGGCGACAGTGATCGCGATTAGCCTGGTCACTCGCCACTTGTTGCTGGATCGCGATGGCCACTTGGAGTGGTATGGACGAAACGACATTTACGCCGTTTCCATGTTGTCC comes from the Rhodopirellula bahusiensis genome and includes:
- a CDS encoding DUF1559 family PulG-like putative transporter; this translates as MKIQHPHSCDRRTAKRSGFTLVELLVVIAIIGVLVGLLLPAVQAAREAARRMQCQNNFKQFGIALHNHMAAFGSFPPGNVNYDENGNRFKTGGWQHGQNELGWHWLPMLFPYMEQPGVWELITRCEDSVTGHTMNPCDHCEYYAEFEHIGREQLGSFVACPSAPRVTNQFSDGGYGLESLAKGSNYAANWGSGDMLSWESDQTSGAFGTYYVHQDVIIKDGIAGDRFQNRNGMGSEDFLDGMSNTMAMSEILNHNSSTDIRGTWMSPAMGATIFSAFTSPNSKEKDVLAACDETIPEDKLNPYLACLEQRDTAEIWAAARSHHTGGVNILMADSSVRFITDSVDKENVWHPLATAKNSEVFEMP
- a CDS encoding protocatechuate 3,4-dioxygenase, encoding MSRRWFASRSAMAIGGAAMWTTPGLFAEELLKPTPSLTEGPFYPDRMPLDQDNDLIVIGDNTTPAVGDVTHLTGRVLTAAGSPVRNATIEIWQCDANAVYLHSRDSDGKKEQQDKNFQGFGRFETASDGGYRFRTIKPVPYPGRPAPHIHIKVKQGDKDLLTTQLLIRGHEGNQRDGVFRRVTDPAKRKLLVADFKPLKESKIGELACQFDVILGQTPADG
- a CDS encoding multiheme c-type cytochrome, whose product is MFSKILSRKSLQFLGLLVFLVIGVCAASVARDLMLAEPAPSSASQRRQQLRASDHSVTQAVNRWSQFVSSQFAGDQACQSCHPAEYEAHQRSGHSRTATPMADSELAQQLLQQGEYDDSLRDQTFRFQKKAGQFLVSTSAGQGRAVAKQNSVPLTNEPSVSVAVNWLLGSGTHAQTPLAIQADGTRGIEMRWSSFHGDGKLNVTPDHDEYDSFRAGTLECFGRPMDAMDVRSCIGCHSTVVPPPPLPLTSQTMIANVGCERCHGPRKKHVVLAERGLPEQIKPMIDQHDAGAHMETCSACHRDERSVSPDSTAAERARFQPYGLKKSECYLQSSGELTCSTCHDPHDTTSHDRGQYIQQCQSCHQPQASAICPEEPSGDCIECHMPLTPWTQGIAFHDHWIRIVAGTASHESKTDLEASP
- a CDS encoding nicotinate-nucleotide adenylyltransferase; this translates as MTNERPSTERKALQINLDPRRYGSFAEIGAGQEVVRWFFRVGAAAGTIAKSMSAYDMAVSDAIYGECQRYVCRQRLEDMLTREHTLNIERLKEQRGDSTAFFAFADTVSARNYHGTNECHGWMGIRFQAHPRDEDSQIIIHVRMLDNNNAAQQEALGIVGVNLLYGAFFLNHEPDQLIESLLDNLSTQRIEIDMIEFSGIAFRHVDNRVMSLRLVQLGLSKAAMFSADGEVLQPAEVLYKKPILVERGSFRPVTHVNLDMIQAAQKSFRKEDEVDSNQVVALAEITMRNLRANGEIDLQDFLARVDTLAACGMTVLISDYFEYYRLAAYLSQYTKKKIAITMGAGSLHELFEEKYYTQLDGGILESFGRMFKNDLKLYVYPLMDRDTGELTTVENLEIAPELRKLYDYLVDKGCIEQLHAYNPEHLSTFSREVLKMIEAGDDEWKKHVPPEVATVIQKRGFFGCKSYAPESRLAAMVAANSSSFGNIPAPVGFPV
- a CDS encoding TrkH family potassium uptake protein, which encodes MGNKVWIATVHNESSHSSIAVIATVLQLVEKASSLNFPLLFRFLGTICLLIGGSMAFSLPFAFPSVANRTHLPPATEFESAAASGLLASMAICFFVGAFFRFLGRGHRGGGELYQKEAMAIVGLSWVSATVLGALPYYLSGTMIAENSPITFIEAMFESQSGFSTTGATVLTDLETPELVPHCILFWRSWTHFLGGLGIVVLFVAILGQGSAGKAMMRAEMPGPTKDGSMPRMQHTALVFAAIYVGLNMLLTFIYMFEGMSSFDALCHAFGTMATGGFSTYNRSLGGFDSPLIEYTTVLFMILAGTNFTLLYLMLLDIPRRPLTAARRLFQDVEFRTYALVIGVVTLGVVLFGLRAEDEGFGTLAKGIQNGLFQVVSVITTTGYGTADFDEWNNFGRGILLLLMFVGGCAGSTGGGMKVIRHVLFYKILRLEIERAHRPRVVRPLRVSGVAVDDPQLAHNILLYFCMVLAIFVMSWLALVTFEPNSTWGVVMTDTPPEDVIEESAKVVKSGEEMVIVDQSLAGKELLHGTLDEKLLDSASAVAATLNNIGPGLGVVGATRNYAGFSQGAKLLFVWLMMLGRVEIFSVLLLFVPSFWRRV
- a CDS encoding NfeD family protein, whose translation is MTTTKQHTTFVLPCRGTQSIVSAFLAVFVAVAALLSCSRGFAQADAADAGSGKRRAVLIEFKEDINPLSGALLKRKFEAAVESDADVIILDIQSPGGFTSVTFELMDMVLEAKDVETVAFIEKDAISGAALLALSADTILMRPDARMGDAGEIVMGEDGAFRYTPAKSRSVLAQKVRDTAEATGRPLALAEKMTDKDMVVYQATNKDSGEKLYLSDKDLASREDADQWELSPPIREAGKEMFFTVNGRRGVELGMVDQTVEGREELAQVLNLQEPIVEMERSWTDTLVLLLNTQFVTFLLLLIGLVALAIELSAPGIGIGGLTSVLCFGLFFWARFLGGTSGWLEVVLFLVGILFIAAEVFVIPGFGVAGISGLALSLGALVMASRRFALPENEIQWTSLATDMMTVMGAFLGFLVCLAVMAKYLGDIPGLSRLTLRPQVMVAADGGASATLVSGPAWQRVEVGDTGSAMSALRPSGKVQFGDDAVDVVTEGDYIDPGTEVRVVGKQGARVTVRKV